In Planctomycetia bacterium, one DNA window encodes the following:
- a CDS encoding glycosyltransferase family 4 protein, with amino-acid sequence MRIVHVITRLIVGGAQENTVLTCEGLAQRGHDVYLWAGPTTGPEGSLVPRVERAGRSPNGAYAYEEFPDLVRQISPACELRALAALRRRLEQLRPDVIHTHSSKAGILGRIAAHRAGVPVIVHTVHGMSFNRTQAWPARALYAALERFCARRCHKIVSVADAMTRQALEAGVGRPDQYVTVRSGMVTADFDPARYEGREVRRAWGMPDDAVVVGTVARLFENKGYEQLIEAIPRAVQAEPHLRFVWIGDGAHRAKYEAELVRRGLRDRVTITGLLPPEEMPRVLSGMDLVAHASQWEGLPRAVVQGMLMGKPAVCFDLDGAPEVVIPGETGELAAPGDVGAFADAIVKLARDAALRARCGEQGRRRCLLEFDHHRMVDALEGLYRSLRK; translated from the coding sequence TTGCGCATTGTACACGTCATCACGCGGTTGATCGTCGGCGGGGCGCAGGAGAACACCGTTCTGACCTGCGAGGGGTTGGCGCAGCGCGGCCACGATGTCTATTTATGGGCCGGTCCGACCACGGGGCCGGAAGGCTCGCTCGTACCACGGGTCGAGCGCGCGGGCCGATCGCCCAACGGGGCATACGCCTATGAGGAGTTTCCTGATCTGGTGCGGCAGATCAGTCCCGCGTGTGAGCTTCGCGCGCTGGCGGCGCTACGCCGTCGATTGGAACAGCTTCGGCCCGACGTGATCCACACGCATTCGAGCAAGGCGGGGATTCTGGGGCGGATCGCGGCCCATCGCGCTGGGGTGCCGGTCATCGTGCACACCGTTCACGGCATGAGCTTCAACCGCACGCAGGCATGGCCGGCCCGGGCGCTGTATGCCGCGCTGGAACGGTTCTGCGCGCGACGATGTCACAAAATTGTCAGCGTGGCCGACGCCATGACGCGGCAGGCGCTGGAGGCCGGCGTGGGGCGGCCCGATCAGTACGTCACCGTGCGCAGCGGCATGGTGACGGCGGACTTCGACCCGGCGCGCTACGAGGGTCGCGAAGTGCGGCGCGCGTGGGGCATGCCGGACGATGCCGTCGTCGTCGGCACGGTGGCGCGCTTGTTTGAGAACAAGGGATATGAGCAGTTGATCGAGGCGATCCCGCGAGCCGTGCAAGCGGAGCCGCACTTGCGATTTGTCTGGATTGGGGACGGCGCCCATCGCGCGAAGTACGAGGCGGAGCTGGTACGCCGCGGGCTGCGCGATCGCGTGACGATCACCGGTCTACTCCCGCCGGAGGAGATGCCGCGCGTGCTGTCGGGCATGGACCTGGTGGCTCATGCCTCGCAGTGGGAAGGCCTGCCGCGCGCCGTGGTGCAGGGGATGCTGATGGGCAAGCCGGCGGTGTGTTTTGACTTGGACGGCGCGCCGGAGGTGGTCATCCCCGGCGAAACGGGCGAACTCGCGGCACCGGGGGACGTTGGCGCGTTTGCCGATGCAATCGTGAAACTCGCGCGCGATGCGGCGTTGCGTGCGCGCTGCGGTGAGCAAGGCCGGCGGCGGTGCCTGCTGGAGTTCGACCACCATCGCATGGTGGACGCGCTGGAGGGGCTGTATCGGAGCTTGCGGAAATGA
- a CDS encoding DUF192 domain-containing protein, whose amino-acid sequence MTRPKAVRLALACLPALLIAAIALPACDYIPRGSTQKNDLATLRTVTITITGKKSYNAWVAETQETQMLGLMNVTNAELTPDRAMIFAFDRDEYRSFWMRNTIIPLDIAYIRSDGTIVKTYTMEPLNEIGYHSIEPARFALEVRAGQFAELGIQPGDHVEIPPDLLD is encoded by the coding sequence ATGACGCGACCGAAAGCCGTTCGCCTCGCGCTCGCCTGCCTGCCGGCGCTTCTCATTGCCGCCATCGCGCTGCCCGCCTGCGATTACATCCCGCGCGGCTCGACGCAGAAAAACGATCTCGCCACGCTGCGAACCGTGACCATCACCATCACCGGTAAGAAGTCCTACAACGCCTGGGTCGCCGAAACCCAGGAGACGCAGATGCTGGGACTCATGAACGTCACCAATGCCGAGCTGACACCCGATCGCGCCATGATTTTCGCCTTCGATCGTGACGAGTACCGCTCGTTCTGGATGCGCAACACGATCATTCCGCTCGACATCGCCTACATCCGCTCCGACGGCACGATCGTGAAGACCTACACCATGGAGCCGCTCAACGAGATCGGGTACCACTCGATCGAGCCGGCCCGCTTCGCCCTCGAGGTCCGCGCCGGCCAGTTTGCCGAGCTTGGCATCCAACCCGGTGACCACGTCGAGATTCCACCCGACCTGCTGGATTAG
- a CDS encoding glycosyltransferase family 4 protein, with translation MTDTRHLLYVTEFFAPDLCATAVVATDHLAHLAARRPDWQFTVLTGNRAWHDPTIVYPARERIGRVDVIRVARPSLHSRSLLDRARGFAVFYSRALAAAHDLGRFDLVIGSTAPPLGGRIARKLAKRIGCPYLYKVYDLYPDTAVALGRLGEHSLITKVWLRDDSRTMRDADAVVCIARGIEDRLRRTRGLISPKLLTIHDGYDPARIARRHVKPHEEQTPSVPGFTTGRPLIVQYAGNMGLSHPFGTILDAAKRLATDARIRFQFIGAGPARGELAAGLPPSAELLPFQPDDRFADRMHDADICLVTQHTNLFDHALPYKVYAILAAGKPLIFVGNPRSEIADWLQSAECGLTIPQGDGPALADAIKTLYSDPSRRTAMGRRARALFDERFHVNAATGKWVTLINDVLNRPRKPAGSQ, from the coding sequence GTGACCGACACACGCCATCTTCTCTACGTCACCGAGTTCTTCGCGCCCGATCTCTGCGCCACGGCCGTCGTCGCGACCGATCACCTCGCGCACCTTGCCGCTCGGCGACCGGACTGGCAGTTCACCGTCCTGACCGGCAACCGCGCCTGGCACGATCCGACGATCGTTTATCCCGCGCGCGAACGGATCGGCCGCGTGGATGTCATTCGCGTGGCACGCCCATCGCTGCACAGCCGCTCGCTGCTCGACCGGGCGCGCGGTTTCGCCGTGTTTTACTCTCGCGCGCTCGCCGCCGCGCACGATCTGGGCCGCTTTGATCTGGTCATCGGCTCGACTGCGCCGCCGCTGGGCGGTCGCATCGCCCGCAAGCTCGCCAAGCGGATCGGCTGCCCGTACCTCTACAAGGTTTACGACCTGTACCCGGATACCGCCGTGGCCCTCGGGCGACTAGGCGAACACTCGCTCATCACGAAGGTATGGCTGCGCGACGATTCGCGCACGATGCGCGACGCCGACGCCGTCGTCTGCATCGCCCGCGGAATCGAGGATCGGCTGCGACGAACGCGCGGCCTGATTTCGCCGAAACTGCTCACCATCCATGACGGCTACGATCCGGCGCGGATCGCCCGCCGTCACGTGAAACCGCACGAGGAACAGACGCCATCCGTCCCCGGCTTCACAACGGGCCGGCCGCTGATCGTTCAATACGCCGGCAACATGGGGCTGTCTCATCCGTTCGGCACGATTCTCGACGCGGCGAAGCGCCTCGCCACGGATGCGCGAATTCGATTCCAGTTCATCGGCGCGGGGCCGGCGCGCGGCGAACTGGCCGCCGGCCTGCCGCCCAGCGCCGAGCTGCTGCCCTTCCAGCCCGACGACCGCTTCGCGGACCGGATGCATGATGCCGACATTTGTCTTGTCACGCAGCACACCAATCTGTTCGACCACGCCCTGCCCTACAAGGTGTATGCCATTCTCGCCGCCGGCAAACCGCTGATCTTCGTCGGCAACCCGCGAAGTGAAATCGCCGATTGGCTGCAATCAGCCGAGTGCGGGCTTACCATCCCACAGGGAGACGGCCCAGCGCTGGCCGATGCGATCAAGACGTTGTATTCCGATCCCTCGCGCCGGACGGCGATGGGCCGCCGGGCGCGCGCGCTCTTTGACGAGCGTTTCCACGTGAACGCCGCCACCGGCAAGTGGGTCACTCTGATTAACGACGTACTGAACCGGCCTCGCAAGCCCGCAGGGTCGCAGTAG
- the truA gene encoding tRNA pseudouridine(38-40) synthase TruA, with the protein MLRNLMLTLAYDGADFHGWQNQPGQRTVQSCVETALRRALRHQVVVIGCSRTDAGVHAAAYVANAYTTATTADLPIARSIGSRLPKDMTLLHLETVPLTFHATRSALGKLYRYRVHAAPGRPCEQLTQRFTYHFWQALDVNAMRAAAEHLIGRHDFTSFASAGNERESNVRTIRRIDVYRVGLEVRFDIEGDGFLYKQVRNMVGTLIEVGRGHRPPEWVAQVRDALDRTKAGPTAPARGLCLQWVRYNLRDLPEPAPDVLDKAREAGAPPAHLRALVERQHRSLNEKQRQALAPKPEGVEIVEDPEA; encoded by the coding sequence ATGCTTCGCAATCTCATGCTTACCCTTGCCTACGACGGCGCCGACTTTCACGGCTGGCAGAACCAGCCCGGCCAGCGCACGGTCCAGTCCTGCGTCGAGACGGCGTTGCGCCGGGCGTTGCGACATCAGGTCGTCGTCATCGGGTGCAGTCGGACCGATGCCGGCGTCCATGCGGCGGCTTACGTCGCCAATGCCTACACGACCGCGACGACCGCCGATCTGCCGATCGCGCGAAGCATCGGCTCGCGCCTGCCGAAAGACATGACCCTGCTTCACCTCGAGACGGTCCCGCTGACGTTTCACGCGACGCGCTCGGCCCTGGGCAAACTTTATCGGTATCGCGTTCACGCCGCGCCAGGTCGGCCGTGCGAACAACTCACCCAGCGTTTTACGTATCACTTCTGGCAGGCGCTGGACGTCAACGCGATGCGCGCCGCGGCGGAGCATCTGATCGGTCGGCACGATTTCACGTCGTTCGCGTCGGCGGGCAACGAGCGCGAATCGAACGTGCGAACGATTCGGCGGATTGACGTATACCGCGTCGGACTGGAAGTGCGATTCGACATTGAGGGCGACGGGTTCCTGTACAAGCAGGTGCGCAACATGGTCGGCACCCTGATCGAGGTCGGTCGCGGGCATCGGCCGCCGGAATGGGTGGCGCAAGTTCGCGACGCGCTGGATCGGACCAAGGCCGGACCGACCGCTCCGGCGCGAGGCTTGTGCCTGCAATGGGTGCGATACAATCTGCGCGACCTGCCGGAGCCGGCGCCGGACGTGCTGGACAAGGCGCGGGAGGCCGGTGCGCCGCCGGCGCACCTGCGAGCCTTGGTGGAACGGCAGCATCGCTCGCTGAATGAGAAACAGCGGCAGGCGCTCGCGCCGAAGCCGGAGGGCGTGGAAATCGTTGAAGACCCCGAGGCGTGA
- a CDS encoding serine/threonine-protein phosphatase, whose translation MMTAQTPIRDAPTTNGAPFEATSRPRLAVELFNPSCIEVPSLTELAQDGSFELIPATHHTVQPSSANPLETSRPAANPRTPPPVAVIVDPALAGTVNETELTDLLAAADQRGQTVLILTRRPARFHLPAPCCVALSPDDSTETVRGALRGLAASSGALARLQSERRRIQHVGESVRDYFAAMDCELRLASRLQQEFLPRSGQRFGPAVFHTLFRPANWVSGDVFDIVRLDEEHVAFYLADAMGHGVAAGLLTMYVRQSIRPKRILVSGYEIIPPGEVLGMLNDRFCDQKLPEPHFITAIYAIFNMETLQLDYAVAGHPPALRIRPGGDISELPGDGALIGLGYGQTFVAQSVQLHRGDRLIVYSDGIEPAIITERHPAPQPPCWTANASELLQLPADQLIPRLFDAVDRTPGSLRHADDVSALVLDIDP comes from the coding sequence ATGATGACCGCCCAGACACCCATCCGCGACGCGCCGACCACGAACGGTGCACCTTTTGAGGCCACAAGCCGTCCGCGCCTCGCCGTGGAGTTGTTTAATCCTTCCTGCATTGAAGTGCCGTCGCTCACGGAACTCGCGCAAGACGGGTCGTTCGAATTGATCCCTGCGACGCATCACACAGTCCAACCATCGAGTGCGAATCCGCTCGAAACCAGCCGACCGGCGGCCAATCCACGCACACCACCGCCCGTCGCGGTCATCGTCGATCCGGCGCTGGCCGGCACGGTCAACGAAACCGAGCTTACCGATCTTCTCGCGGCGGCGGATCAGCGCGGGCAAACCGTGCTGATCCTGACGCGACGGCCGGCGCGGTTCCATCTTCCGGCGCCGTGCTGCGTCGCCCTCTCGCCCGACGATTCCACGGAGACCGTCCGCGGGGCGCTGCGAGGCTTGGCGGCATCGTCCGGCGCGCTCGCGCGTTTGCAGTCCGAACGCCGGCGCATTCAACACGTCGGCGAAAGCGTGCGCGATTACTTTGCCGCCATGGACTGCGAATTGCGGCTCGCGTCGCGACTGCAACAGGAATTTCTCCCACGCAGTGGCCAGCGCTTCGGACCGGCCGTCTTTCACACGCTCTTTCGGCCCGCCAACTGGGTCAGCGGCGATGTCTTCGACATCGTGCGGCTCGATGAGGAGCACGTCGCCTTCTATCTCGCCGACGCCATGGGGCACGGCGTCGCCGCCGGACTGCTCACCATGTACGTCCGCCAGTCGATCCGGCCCAAGCGCATCCTCGTCTCCGGCTACGAGATCATACCGCCCGGCGAGGTGCTCGGAATGCTCAACGATCGCTTCTGCGACCAGAAACTCCCCGAGCCGCACTTCATCACCGCCATCTACGCGATCTTCAACATGGAAACGCTGCAACTGGACTACGCCGTCGCCGGCCATCCGCCCGCGTTACGCATCCGTCCCGGTGGCGACATCTCCGAACTGCCGGGCGACGGCGCGCTCATCGGTCTCGGCTATGGTCAGACATTTGTCGCGCAATCCGTCCAGCTCCATCGCGGCGACCGCCTCATCGTCTACAGCGACGGCATCGAGCCGGCCATCATCACCGAACGTCACCCCGCGCCGCAGCCGCCCTGCTGGACGGCCAACGCAAGCGAGCTCCTGCAACTGCCCGCGGACCAGCTTATTCCGCGCCTCTTCGACGCCGTCGACCGCACACCTGGCAGCCTTCGCCACGCGGACGACGTCTCCGCACTCGTGCTTGATATCGACCCCTGA
- a CDS encoding exodeoxyribonuclease V subunit gamma, with the protein MSIRLIAGRAGSGKTHACLRRLCEHLTHSIADGPRLVMLVPEQAAFQMERGLLAMAGVPVLGRCEVLSFRRLAHRILNELTGPVPVVLSPSGRQAVLRRLLGRRRGQWREFDRVADRPGFIAAVARGVTELLQEAATVEQLDEAARRAESDDVPSARRLHDLAMLYRDYLEYLGSERVDPEGVLDLARLRLERSDWLSGAMIWVDGFAGLTRQQVRMLVSLARQASQMELALLLDPGCEAAWSGAGAPDELGLFARMERTWHGVRHAMTEAGVTVDRPLLLAPKEFPRFAGSPWLARLERELFSIGRSNVAQRDANGPTPASAPSADPAVRLVLTPDRRTEVLAAVKAMVDLVRKPVGGLRYRDLAIIVRDLEPYHDLLSAALTAHGIPYFMDRRRPTHPHALIRLLRETLALHAPRGFGPAVLGVLKSGLTRFTDDESDELENYVLAYGLIDVANWREPWKYSPRAGGGSDEETMSRADSDALARLNAMRAAVLELVGDWLPGAAGAHPKTATWLERLWSMLERMQVGAQLMAWRDSAMARGDHDAAAEHEQAWTSVVRLLEELHDALGDEQMTARQFRECVEAGLSEFTLALAPSTLDQVLVSAIERSRHPPVRAVFLLGMSESDFPARLCEDDVLGDDERAALAASGLEMAMNFQRRALDERSLAYIALTRASERLWVSCPRSDEKGRSLRPSPFWEEVRAVLPEAAEETIEGFGAADVSTSRELAGAVAEQIRALCEQRLSPSVAEPWRALYELARTDELLRGDAKRALSALRPAETARLGTDAAGAMWRAPYETNVYSLEMMAECPFRHFAARGLRLEKRVEHEIGALDLGRVYHTVMEEFVEGLRTEGRALEQLGAVEITQRVSTLCEQAVNRYAEQIRMEAPQQKLATWRGRRELPAAVEGQRRTIGRTKLAPARLEQKFGLSIREGEAKRPEPLPALELTLKNGAKVLLRGVIDRIDLMQSSRGIVGVVYDYKRSTKAKRLGLDELWHGLALQLAAYLLVLRDHGERIAGARVIPGGAFYLPLLSPLTSVDSPDAVEKKRPFSGFGPRGIIDFDWIGELDSELGNGRSNVFSVQISKDGSPGYVNSTDVVSSGVMGPLLDYVRDKMTELCEAWIAGEIAVSPYRLGTKSPCAHCDYAAVCRIEQVARSSRRLDAMRREEVLRKLGGAIDSKVQRETKPAPSNKRRTKGGES; encoded by the coding sequence ATGTCGATCCGCCTTATCGCCGGTCGGGCGGGGTCAGGCAAGACCCACGCCTGTCTGCGTCGATTGTGCGAGCATCTGACGCACAGCATCGCGGACGGTCCGCGCCTGGTGATGCTCGTGCCGGAGCAGGCGGCGTTTCAGATGGAGCGCGGACTGTTGGCGATGGCTGGCGTGCCGGTGCTGGGCCGGTGCGAAGTGTTGAGCTTTCGCCGTCTCGCGCATCGGATTCTCAATGAGTTGACGGGGCCGGTGCCGGTCGTGCTCTCGCCGAGCGGGCGTCAGGCGGTGCTGCGACGATTGCTGGGGCGTCGTCGCGGGCAATGGCGGGAGTTTGATCGTGTGGCCGATCGGCCGGGCTTCATCGCGGCCGTGGCGCGCGGCGTGACGGAATTGCTCCAGGAAGCGGCGACGGTCGAGCAACTGGACGAGGCTGCCCGTCGCGCGGAATCGGACGACGTGCCGTCGGCGCGACGCTTGCATGACCTGGCGATGCTGTATCGCGACTACCTGGAGTATCTGGGAAGTGAGCGGGTTGATCCCGAAGGGGTGCTCGATCTGGCGCGTCTGCGTCTGGAGCGTTCGGACTGGTTGAGCGGCGCGATGATCTGGGTGGACGGCTTCGCCGGGCTGACGCGCCAACAGGTGCGAATGCTGGTGTCGCTGGCACGGCAGGCGTCGCAGATGGAACTGGCGCTGCTGCTGGACCCCGGGTGCGAAGCGGCGTGGAGCGGAGCCGGCGCGCCGGATGAACTGGGCCTGTTCGCGCGGATGGAACGGACGTGGCACGGCGTGCGCCATGCGATGACCGAGGCCGGCGTGACGGTCGATCGGCCGCTGCTCTTGGCGCCGAAGGAGTTCCCGCGCTTTGCAGGGTCGCCATGGCTGGCTCGATTGGAGCGCGAACTGTTCTCAATCGGCCGATCGAACGTCGCGCAACGTGATGCGAACGGACCGACGCCGGCGTCCGCACCGTCGGCTGATCCGGCCGTGCGACTGGTGCTGACGCCGGATCGCCGGACGGAGGTGCTCGCGGCGGTGAAGGCGATGGTCGATTTGGTGCGAAAGCCGGTCGGCGGGCTGCGCTATCGCGATCTCGCGATCATCGTGCGCGACCTGGAGCCGTACCACGATTTGTTGTCGGCGGCGCTGACGGCGCATGGCATCCCGTATTTCATGGATCGTCGTCGGCCGACGCATCCGCATGCGCTGATTCGCCTGTTGCGCGAGACGCTGGCGCTGCACGCGCCGCGCGGCTTCGGTCCGGCGGTGCTGGGGGTGCTCAAATCGGGCTTGACGCGCTTCACGGATGATGAGTCCGACGAGCTGGAGAATTACGTTCTCGCGTACGGATTGATTGACGTGGCGAACTGGCGGGAGCCGTGGAAGTACTCCCCGCGAGCCGGCGGCGGAAGCGACGAAGAAACGATGTCGCGAGCGGATTCCGACGCGCTCGCGCGGCTCAATGCGATGCGCGCGGCGGTGCTGGAACTCGTTGGCGATTGGCTTCCTGGCGCGGCGGGGGCGCACCCGAAGACGGCGACCTGGCTGGAGCGGTTGTGGTCGATGCTGGAGCGAATGCAGGTGGGGGCGCAATTGATGGCGTGGCGGGATTCGGCGATGGCGCGCGGCGATCACGACGCCGCAGCGGAGCATGAGCAGGCGTGGACCAGCGTCGTGCGATTGCTGGAAGAATTGCATGACGCGCTGGGCGATGAGCAGATGACCGCACGGCAGTTTCGCGAGTGCGTGGAAGCGGGCTTGAGTGAGTTCACCTTGGCGCTGGCGCCGTCGACGCTCGATCAGGTGTTGGTGAGTGCGATCGAGCGCAGCCGCCACCCGCCGGTCCGGGCGGTCTTCCTGCTGGGAATGAGCGAGTCGGATTTCCCGGCGCGGCTCTGCGAGGACGATGTGCTGGGGGATGACGAACGGGCAGCGCTGGCGGCGAGCGGTCTGGAGATGGCGATGAATTTCCAGCGGCGGGCGCTGGATGAGCGATCGCTGGCGTACATCGCGCTGACGCGTGCGAGCGAGCGATTGTGGGTGAGCTGTCCCCGGAGCGATGAAAAAGGGCGATCGCTGCGGCCTTCGCCCTTTTGGGAGGAGGTTCGCGCGGTGCTGCCCGAGGCGGCGGAAGAGACGATCGAGGGATTCGGCGCGGCGGATGTGTCGACGTCGCGGGAATTGGCGGGCGCGGTCGCGGAGCAGATTCGCGCGCTGTGCGAGCAGCGGTTGTCGCCGTCCGTGGCCGAGCCGTGGCGGGCGTTGTACGAGCTGGCGCGGACCGATGAGTTGTTGCGCGGCGATGCGAAGCGGGCGCTGTCGGCGTTGCGGCCGGCCGAGACCGCGCGGCTCGGAACGGATGCGGCCGGGGCGATGTGGCGGGCGCCGTATGAGACTAATGTATATTCTTTGGAGATGATGGCGGAGTGCCCGTTCCGGCATTTCGCGGCGCGCGGCCTTCGACTGGAAAAGCGCGTGGAGCACGAGATCGGCGCGCTGGACCTGGGCCGCGTGTATCACACGGTGATGGAGGAGTTCGTCGAGGGATTGCGGACCGAGGGGCGCGCGCTGGAACAACTGGGGGCCGTCGAGATCACGCAACGCGTGTCGACGCTCTGCGAACAGGCCGTCAACCGCTATGCCGAGCAGATTCGCATGGAAGCGCCGCAGCAGAAGCTGGCGACGTGGCGCGGCCGGCGCGAGCTGCCGGCGGCCGTCGAAGGCCAGCGTCGAACGATCGGGCGGACGAAACTCGCGCCGGCGCGGCTGGAGCAGAAGTTCGGCCTGTCGATTCGGGAGGGCGAGGCGAAACGGCCCGAGCCGTTGCCGGCGCTGGAGCTGACGCTCAAGAATGGCGCGAAGGTGCTGCTGCGCGGCGTGATTGATCGGATCGACCTGATGCAGTCATCGCGCGGGATCGTCGGTGTGGTCTACGACTACAAACGCTCGACCAAAGCGAAGCGGCTGGGGCTGGATGAGTTGTGGCACGGGTTGGCGCTGCAACTGGCGGCGTACCTGCTCGTGCTGCGGGACCATGGCGAGCGCATCGCCGGCGCACGCGTCATCCCCGGCGGAGCGTTTTATCTTCCACTGTTGTCGCCGCTGACGAGCGTGGATTCGCCCGACGCGGTGGAGAAGAAGAGGCCGTTCAGCGGCTTCGGGCCGCGCGGCATCATCGATTTCGACTGGATCGGCGAACTGGACTCCGAGCTGGGCAATGGCCGCAGCAACGTTTTCTCGGTGCAGATCAGCAAGGACGGCAGCCCGGGTTATGTTAATTCGACTGATGTTGTCTCGAGCGGTGTGATGGGACCGCTGCTGGATTATGTGCGCGACAAGATGACGGAGTTGTGCGAGGCGTGGATCGCGGGAGAGATTGCCGTGTCACCGTATCGGCTGGGCACGAAGTCGCCCTGTGCGCACTGCGACTACGCCGCGGTCTGTCGGATTGAGCAGGTCGCGCGCTCGAGCCGGCGGCTCGACGCCATGCGGCGCGAGGAGGTGCTGCGGAAACTGGGTGGCGCGATCGATTCAAAGGTCCAGCGCGAGACGAAACCCGCGCCGAGCAACAAGCGCCGTACGAAAGGGGGCGAATCATGA
- a CDS encoding undecaprenyl/decaprenyl-phosphate alpha-N-acetylglucosaminyl 1-phosphate transferase — MLFGYNPRVVARSHTIVTAAPHLLADAADWIAVLLRYKTFAALFFAAAVASAVATPMYILLAARLGWVDRPAGRKQHEKATPTMGGLVIFAVVFAGAAAAMMLTNRVGTMLAEKRFYLYGLAACTACMIGLGIIDDRHPVRPRVKLFVQTIVAIAAVALGFRMEALTIPGVGSLPLHPAIAAPLSLLWIVGITNAVNLTDGLDGLAAGVCFLAAAVNALVAIWLENYYMSVMMLLLAGALLGFLRWNFHPARVFLGDTGSLALGMFLALASLHSAQKAHTVVLILVPLFALGYPIFDTLLAITRRMVRGQPLFASDRDHIHHRLLDRTRSPSAAAIQIYAGSALLALLCLAAMTTNFLVVGLAVTAVLGLAVFCARVLGYLEWGGWAAKWSGRSETQLLHAAAQHARLRIGTAKSMPEVLGAFALVAPETPLREVQADLPHGCEAVKLADAEDAAVEVRLQIAAHDATLTLLLDGSKPLDAERRLILEELAHAATQRLAELRMAFVDDSPDANRPAPVP; from the coding sequence GTGTTATTCGGGTACAATCCCCGCGTTGTCGCACGGAGCCATACGATCGTGACCGCCGCGCCGCACCTGCTCGCCGACGCCGCAGACTGGATAGCGGTCCTGCTGCGCTACAAGACATTTGCCGCGCTGTTCTTCGCGGCCGCCGTCGCGTCGGCCGTCGCCACGCCGATGTACATCCTGCTCGCGGCGCGGCTCGGATGGGTCGATCGTCCCGCCGGACGCAAGCAGCACGAGAAAGCAACGCCCACCATGGGCGGGCTGGTCATCTTCGCGGTCGTCTTCGCCGGCGCGGCCGCTGCCATGATGCTGACCAACCGCGTCGGCACGATGCTCGCCGAAAAGCGTTTCTACCTGTACGGGCTGGCCGCCTGCACGGCCTGCATGATCGGGCTGGGCATCATCGACGACCGCCACCCGGTCCGGCCGCGCGTCAAGCTGTTTGTTCAGACAATTGTCGCTATCGCCGCCGTGGCACTGGGCTTTCGAATGGAAGCGCTCACGATCCCCGGCGTCGGCTCGCTTCCGCTGCATCCCGCGATCGCCGCGCCGTTGAGCCTCCTCTGGATCGTCGGTATCACCAACGCAGTGAATTTGACCGACGGACTGGACGGTCTTGCCGCGGGCGTCTGCTTCCTGGCGGCCGCCGTCAACGCGCTCGTCGCGATCTGGCTCGAGAACTATTACATGAGCGTGATGATGCTGCTGCTGGCCGGCGCGCTGCTCGGCTTCCTCCGCTGGAACTTCCACCCCGCGCGCGTCTTTCTCGGCGACACCGGATCGCTGGCACTGGGCATGTTCCTCGCGCTGGCCTCGCTGCATTCGGCGCAGAAGGCGCACACCGTCGTGCTCATTCTCGTGCCGCTTTTCGCCCTGGGCTACCCCATCTTCGACACGCTCCTGGCGATCACGCGTCGCATGGTGCGCGGGCAGCCGCTCTTCGCATCCGACCGCGATCACATTCATCATCGCCTGCTGGATCGCACGCGCAGCCCATCGGCGGCGGCGATTCAAATCTACGCCGGTTCGGCCCTGCTTGCCCTGCTCTGCCTCGCCGCCATGACGACCAATTTCCTCGTCGTCGGCCTCGCGGTGACGGCCGTACTCGGGCTGGCGGTCTTCTGCGCGCGGGTGCTGGGCTACCTCGAATGGGGCGGCTGGGCGGCGAAATGGTCGGGCCGAAGTGAGACACAACTCCTCCATGCCGCGGCGCAACACGCGCGGTTGCGAATCGGCACGGCGAAATCAATGCCCGAAGTGCTTGGCGCCTTCGCGCTGGTCGCGCCGGAGACTCCTCTGCGCGAAGTGCAGGCCGATCTGCCGCACGGATGCGAGGCCGTCAAGCTGGCCGACGCCGAAGACGCCGCCGTGGAAGTCCGGCTGCAAATCGCAGCGCACGACGCCACCCTGACGCTTCTTCTGGACGGCTCGAAGCCGCTCGACGCCGAGCGCCGTCTGATCCTGGAAGAACTGGCACACGCCGCCACGCAGCGCCTTGCCGAGCTTCGCATGGCTTTTGTCGATGATTCACCCGACGCCAACCGACCAGCCCCAGTCCCGTGA